Below is a window of Dehalococcoidales bacterium DNA.
TATATTTTCTGCTTTATAGTGTTCTCTTTCTTTTGCTGTGAATTTGTCATGATCGGGGCAATTAGCTCAATTGTGGAATGATAAAAGTAGATGAATGGGCTAAAAAGCTAACTGTTGATGGGAATCCCCCTGGCCTTGAGATACCTTTTTACCTCACCAACTCCAAGCTCCCCGAAATGAAAAACCGAAGCTGCCAATACAGCGGAGGCTTTCCCCGTTACGACCGCCTCGTACATATGTTCCAAGGTTCCAGCGCCGCCCGAAGCAATCACCGGAATTTTGACCGCCTCCGCCACCGCCAAGGTCATTTCAATATCATAACCACCTTTGGTTCCGTCAGCATCCTTGCTGGTAAGCAGTATCTCTCCAGCTCCCAGTGATTCAACCTTGCGAGCCCATTCTACAATATCCATGCCAACAGCATCTTCGCCACTTTTTACCACCACTTCAAGCCTGGGCATTTTGCTGCCAGGAGGATTTTTCCTCCCATCAATGGCAACCACCAGACTGGATGAGCCAAAACGAAGGGCTGCTTCTTCTATCAGCGAGGGATTTTTTACCGCTGCTGTATTGATTGAGACTTTATCGGCCCCGATTGATTTCAAGGCTTCCATATCTTCAATAGAACAAATGCCTCCACCTACCGCAAAGGGAACATCAACCACGTTACGTACTTTTTTAACCCATTCAAGGCGAGTTTTACGGTTTTCCAGGGTGGCAAATATATCCAGAAAAACCAGTTCGTCAGCTCCTTCCCGGCAATAGGCTTGGGCAGCTTCCACTGGATCCCTTGCATCCTGAAGGTTAATAAAATTAATCCCTTTTACCACTCTTCCATTTTTTATATCCAGGCACGGGATTACTCTAATACTTTTCACTTTTCTCTCCTGGTTTTTCTAGACATGATTATTTTATATTAACGACCACTACTTTAAAAACCCGCCCGGATAATCCTGACAGTTCCCATCTTTCCCGATTAACTTCGGGGTTCTGTGTGAGGATTAGAGATTTCACATCAGGGCTTTTATTAGCTCTCCCTGGGATTACCTATATCAGCTTACCACTTATTATATATAAAAATTGTGCTGCCTGGAATTTTACCCCAAAGCAATCCAGTCAATCGGCCAGATTTACTTCAATACTCGCTCTTTCCAAGCCTGAGGAAGAAAGCAGGTTAAATGGCTTAAAACCGGTAGTAGCGGCTAAAAACCGGTCAGGCGCGACTTCAATCCTGGTGTTGTAGAAAGTGCTCACCTGATTATAATAGTCACGAGACAGTGCCAAGCGCTGTTCGGTTTCAGTCAAAAGATGCTGCAAATTGGCAAACTGACCGTCTGCTTTAAGAGATAGATAGTTTTCTATCACTGCCATGAGAACCGGAAGCGCTCCCTTTATATCATGTTCGGTAGTGCCCTGTAACACCTCAAGCTGTGCCCTCAGCTCGGTAGCTGCTTGATGCAAGCCAGATTCATATCGTCGATAAGCTTCTACTATCTGCACAATTCGCGGAACTAAATCATAACGCCGTTTTAATTCGACTTCTATCTGGGACTGCGCTTGCCTCACACGCTGGCGTAAACGTACCAGACCATTAAAGGTATTCCATACCCAACCAATAAACAAAGCCCCCAAGTAAAAACCAATAAACACTCCCTGAACTTTCGATATCGGGAGGCCGTCAATCAATTGCTTGCGGCGATAAATATAAAAAGCCCCGACCAGGCACCCTATCCCTGAAAGGATGCCAACAATCAATATAATGATTAAGTAATGATTGTGAACCAGCATATTTTATGTTAACCTCATCTCAAAATGTTAACACTATACAAAAATAGGCTCAAATCGTCTATCAGGCGGAACCTCCTTCAATAAGTCAACCGAAGTTTCTATCGTTTATCAGTATCGCACGCAAACGTTAACCTGATGGGCAATGTGCCTGTAGTCAGTGCAACCATGAGTAATTTTTCTTATATTTCACTGTTTTTAATATTGTTGACAAAGCTATTAAAATAAAGCTATATTGTTTGCTAACCTAATCTCGGAAAACGGGCTTTGCCCTTTTATAATTATTTTTAGGAGGTTTTTATGGCGAAGAAGGCTCTCATTCTTTCTGTGCTCTTCTTGGCCACCGTACCTCTCGGCTGGTACCTCTCAGACAGCTTGGGTATCATCTTTTTTGACGATGCCTGGTGGCTCCTGCTGGCGGCAACAGTCCTTGGTGCGGTGCTCGGTATCTACAGCGGTTTAACCCGCCCCAGAGAGCAAATAAGCGGCGAAAAGATAGAACGCCACGGTGCCCGCGGTTTCCTCTCCCATTGGGGGACTTCAGTGGGTATATTTGTATGTCTGGGTACCGGTATCTACATGGGATTCCTTATAATTGACCCATTCATGGAAACCATTGCAGACACCGCCCTGCCACTCAACCTGCATTTTACTGGAGTGGCTTTACTGCTTTTCGCAGGATTCTTCTTTGCAATGGACTATCTGGTAATGCGCGACTGGGATCGGCTGATTCCCAACGTAAAAGACATTTTTCATGGTATGCTGGGCAAGTATTTCCTGCGCCGCAAATGGCACGCAGAAACCAAATACCTCTCCAGCCAAAAGGTTGCAGCTCTCGGTATGGGCGCTATCGGTGCGGTAATACTGCTTACCGGTGCGTTTAAAGTGGCATCCCGCATCTGGGATCTTTCTGCTGATATCTGGGGCTGGATGACCTTGTTCCATGATATTTTTACCGCCCTGTTCATTTTCATGCTTGCAATACACATAATCCTGGTACTCGTACTAAAAAGCCACTGGCCGACTCTCACTTCATGGATTACCGGAAGCGTTGGCAGGGATTATGTCGAAGAGCATCACCCAGTCTGGTACCGGGAAATAACAAGCGGTAAACAACGCGCTTACAAACTGTTTGGATATGAGGAGGATAGAAGTGAAAAATAATAAAATAACCCTGGTTTTGCTTTTCGCTCTTGTCCTTCTATTGGTTCCGGCTCTTGCTGCCTGTGGATACGAGTCTTCAAGTGCAGACGGTGTACGCCATATCCCGCATGATGTAGATATTAAATTTGAAAACTGTTTCGCCTGCCACACAGGCGGACCTGTTCCTGCAGGCGGAGAATTACTCGGAGAAGTACACAAATCCTATCCCTTGATAATGTGCTCTTCCCCAGCCTGCCATCCTGGCGCACCGGTAGAGCCAACAACTACCAACCCGACTACTGAACCGACTACTGAACCAACTACTGAACCAACTACTGAACCAACTACTGAACCAACTACTGAACCGACTACTGAACCGACTACTGAACCGACTACTGAACCAACTACTGAACCGACTACCGAACCGGCCGGTGAGCCGACACCCGAGAATGCCCCTGCTATCTCCAGCCATGCAACCGGTACTGGCTATGACGGTCTGTGCGGTATCTGCCATATGCTTGGCGGGACCGATCCAATGCCAGATGATGGCTACCACGAAAACTTCGATGTTGCAGATTGTTACGATTGCCATAAAGCCGGATAACAAAACAACCCTTTAACACAGTTCAGATAACCGCCGTTGTTAAAAAACAACGGCGGTTTTATTCTTGCCGGTTCGCAAATTGATCATTTTTATGCTATAATCCCGCTGAAGGTACATAGCTTTGAAAAATAAAAAGTTTCTTATAGGCGGGGTAATAATTGGCCTGGCTATAATACTATTAGCCTATATGGGGTTTCAGGGCGGTAACAGCTATTATTTTACGGTCGCTGAAGCTATCGAGCAACGGGATTCTGTAGGACAAAAACAGGTAAGAATACAGGGCGAAGTAGCTACCGGGTTTGAGAGTACCGGCGCGGGCCAAAACCTCTTTTTTACTCTCCTTCATATTGACGATGACGAAACAACCCAACCGGGATCTGCCAGTATAGATATTTATTATACCGGTGTTATTCCAAATAACTTTGAAGCTGGGCGCCACGTAGTAGTTGAAGGCCACTTTGCCGATGACGGAAGTTTTACCGCCGCCAAGATTATTACAGCCTGTGCCTCTAAATATGAATCGGCTTAAATAATAATAGGCAGGAGTAATGGCAGAATTAGGCTATATTTCGTTAGTGCTTGCTCTCGTGGCAGCTATTTTTGCCCTGGTTGGCTTCATTTACGGAGGTCGGGAGAAAGATTCCTGGCTCAATCGTAACGCTCGAAAATCTGCTATTGGCGTTTTTATCCTTGTTACAGTAGCCGTAATAATTCTGGAAGCTGCTCTCCTTACCCACCAATTTGAATTAAAATACGTGTACCAATACACTAGCACCGATATGTCCCCCATTTATCTTTTCAGTGGACTATGGGCAGGTAATGCCGGCTCGCTTTTATTTTGGACATGGATGCTAACTATATGCGGATATATTCTGGTTATGCGCCAACGCCCCGGAAAGCGCGAGCTGACACCTTACACCATGGCAATTGTAATGTTCACTCAGATATTTTTTATTCTGCTCGTATTGTTTTTCTCCAATCCCTTCGCTCGGCTGGAAGCCAGCACCTTCCCCGTTGTCCCCTCAGAGGGGGTAGGCATGAATCCATTGCTGGAAAATCCGGGCATGCTATTCCATCCACCTACCCTGATTGCCGGATGGGCGGTTTTTACCATCCCCTTCGGTTTCGCCATATCAGCTTTACTGAATAACAAACTGGACAATACCTGGATAAGCCAATCCAGGCGCTGGGTAGTAATAGCCTGGCTATTACTGGGTGTTGGGAATATATTAGGTGCCTGGTGGGCTTACGCCGAGCTATCCTGGGGAGGATACTGGACGTGGGATCCAATTGAAAATGCTGGTCTTGTGCCGTGGCTACTCTCTACTGCTTTTCTGCATTCAATGGTAGTCCAAAAACGCCGGGGTGGCTTCAAGTTTTGGAATATCGGGCTTGCCGCAGCCATATTTATCACTATTATTCTGGGCGCGTTCCTTACTCGCAGTGGCGTACTCCAATCTAAGCATGCATTCCTCCCTTCTGCCATGGATAGCCTGTTTCTGGCACTGCTCATAATATCCATTATTGGCTCTATTGGGCTTATCATTTGGAGACGCAAAGAATTAAAAACCGAAATGGCTATCACCAACCTGGTTTCACGCGAATCTACTTTCTTGCTCTCCAACGTGCTGTTCGCCGGCTCCGCTGTTGTAATCCTGGCTGGAACACTATCACCATTACTCCCCGGATCACCGACTATGGACAGTACTTTTTTCAATCGCGCAGTATTACCGCTTTTTGTCAGCGTTATTCTGCTTATCGGTTTATGTACCGCGCTTGGATGGCGGCGCCCGCAAGCGCGAAAGATCAAAACAACCTATTTTGTATCTGCCTTATTAAGCCTGGTTGTGATCGGTTTACTTGTAATATTCGGGGCTAGAGAATGGTATGCACTAATTCCAGCTTTCGTAGCCCTATTTGCAATCTTTTCCTCAATACTGGTCTGGATTGGGGATTGTCTTTCTCGCCGGCGAGCGCTTTCTGAAAACTTTTTTCATTCTGCAATTAACCTGGTTCGCGCCAACCGCGCTCGCTATGGCGGATACCTGATACATATGTCTATAGCCATCATAGCCATCGGTGTAATCGGTTCTACAGTATACGATACTGAAACCACAGCAGTGCTGGCTCCGGGCGACACTATGACAATTAAAGACTATGAAATTACTTACGAAACACTCTTGGGGAGCGGTGACGGCAGCCGCATGGAGATTTGGGCGGAACTCACCGTCAGCAAAAACGACAAGTTAATCGGCAATATGGAGCCCCTCAAGCTTTTTCACCGTAGTTACGAAGGAGCTATGAGCAAAGTCGCTATCCGTTATTCACTGGTCGAAGATCTCTACATCAGTCTTACCGGATGGGAACCCATTGACGCCGATGACCTTACCAAGGGCTACTGGGCGGGATTCATGGCTAAAGTTAATCCGCTTATCAGCTGGATTTGGGTCGGAGGCTTTATCCTTCTTGCCGGAGGCCTAATCTGCTACTGGCCTAAAGGTAAAAAAGAGCCGATTTCAAACAGTGAAGAATAACACTGGCATACATTTTCCCAAAGGCCAATTTTTATTATGATAAGTTCCATAGAGGTAAAAAACCTCTGCCGTAATTTTGGCAGTTTTAAAGCCCTGCAAGATGTTTCCCTCACTGTGCAACCCGGTGAAACATTAGCTCTGTTTGGCCATAACGGGGCTGGTAAAACTACCCTGTTGAAAATTCTTTCTACTATTATGAAACCCACCAGCGGGGTCGTCCTTTATGGAGGTCGCAATATTAGTGAGGATCCAGAAGGCATCCGCTCAAACCTCGGGATTGTCAGTCACCGCAGTTTTCTGTATCCCAGCCTCACTGCCTATGATAATCTTTCTTTTTATGCCCGACTTTACTCAGTGCCCAATCGCGATATACGCGTCAAGCAACTACTCTCCAGCCTGGGCTTGAAAGCTCGCATGTATGATAAGGTGGGTACTTTTTCTAGAGGTATGCAACAACGGCTTTCAATCGCCCGTTCCTTGCTGCATCAACCGCAAATAGTGCTAATGGACGAACCTGAATCCGGACTGGATAACAGGGCATCGGAAAGCCTTTGGCGGTTATTAAGCGAAGAAAAGCGCACGATTGTTTTTACCCATCATAATCTTGAAAAGGGTTTCGCAGTTGCTAATCGGATTATTATACTTGCACGCGGCAGAGTTTTTTTTGCACCGGATAATAAATGTTCCCTGGCGGAACTGCAGGATGCCTATTTTGCCAGTCTGGAGGCCTTATGAAGGAACTCCGGGACGCTCTGATAATCGCATCCAAAGATGTATTAACTGAGATTCGCACGAGAGAAGTGCTATCCTCTGTGGTGGTTTTTGCCATACTCGTGATTATCATTTTTAATTTTGCTTTCGGCAGCAGCGAACAAGCAGCAGAAATCGTAGCTCCCGGAATTCTTTGGGCAACTTTCGCCTTTGCTGGAGTGCTCAGCCTCAACCGCTCCTTTATTATGGAAAAGGAGGAAGATTGCATTGAGGGGCTGATGGTAGCCCCATTGAGCCGGGAAGCAATATATCTGGGAAAGTTTTTCGGAAACACTTTTTTTATTATTTTAATTCAGCTTATTGTTATTCCAATATTCAGCCTTCTGTTTAATATCAGCTTCTTTAAACTGGAACTGCTGGTGGTAACACTCCTGGCTACTTTGGGGTTCGCAGCTGTTGGTACTTTATTTGCTGCCATGGCAGTGAATACTCGTGCTCGTGAACTAGTGCTGCCAATTCTATTTTTCCCGGTAATTACCCCGGTAATTATAGCGGCTGTCAATTCTTCAGCCCAGGTGCTGGAAGGGCAAACCTTCAGCTCTATTTCCCAGTGGCTTGGAATAATAGGAGCTTTCGACGTTATTTTTCTTGTTGCAAGCTATTTGGTATTTAGTTTTATAATTGAGGAATAACAGATAAATTATCCCGGAGGAATTTATGAAACGCAAGATCCTGTTTTTTACTGCATCAGGCCTGATTATGGCTTCGTTTTACATGGTGTTTATGTATGTCCCCACAGAAGTTGACATGGGGATTGTGCAACGGATTTTCTACTATCATGTCCCTGTAGCATGGATAGCTTTTTTGGCTTTCTTTGTAACATGTATCGGCTCTATAGTATATCTTGTCAAAAGAGATACAAAATGGGATAACATTGCTAGTGCGTCTGCCGAGATTGGGCTTGTCTTTATCACCCTGGTTCTGGTTACCGGCCCAATATGGGCAAAACCAGCCTGGGGAGTGTGGTGGGTATGGGAGCCCAGGCTGACTACTTCGCTGATATTATGGTTTATTTACATTGCTTATTTTATTATCCGAGGCTATGTTGCCGGTGCAGAAAGAAAAGCCCGCTTCGGAGCCGTTGTGGGCATCATAGGTTTTCTGAACGTCCCACTTGTTTTCCTTTCGGTAACCCTCTGGCGTACCCAGCACCCACCGCTGACCATTTTTTCCGGCGGACTTGAGCCACCCATGCTAGCAACACTATTGGTATGCATTTTTGCATTTAATTTCCTGTTTTTCTACCTGCTTGCCGAGAGAACCATGATGAAAGACGACGAAAATACTTTATATCAACTCAAAGAACAACTAACACGGAGGAACGCATAATGGAAAACGCAGGCTACATGCTCGCTGCCTTTATTTTAATCTGGGCTGCCCTTCTGGCATACATCTTTGTCTTAGCAAGAAAACAAGCAAAAATGCGCAGGGATATTGAGCTTGTCCAGGAACAACTGGATGAAGCCTCTCAAAAATAAAAATAGCGACTGCTGCGTTTAAATATCAAGCCGGCCACAAGTCCGGTTAATAAACCGCCCAAGTGTGCCTGCCAGGCAACTCCCGACATAAAAGACAGTATTATAAATCCACCGATAACCGCTATCCATAATGGCATTGGCACCGGAAGGGGGAAGATAATCACTCTTGAATTGGGAACCAGTATAGCAAGTGCACCACCTAAAGCAAATACCGCGCCAGAGGCGCCAATTGCTAATGAATAAGGTGATAGAAGTACAAAAAATGCACCTCCCAGTATACCCCCTGCCAGATAAAGAATAATAAATTTCCGCACTCCAACCAACCTGAGCACATAATTACCAAAGAAATATAGAGTAAACATATTGGCAAATAGGTGAAACAGGTCATAATGGGTAAAAACACTGGTAATCAAACCCCACGGTCTTTCAATAAAAAGCGGCCTGCCCCATAAACCAAGGTACCCTATCAGGTCAGGAAACAGCCGTACGGTAAAAAATACTATTACATTAATTGCTACTATTACAATTATCGGATTCAGATTACGCAAAACGGTATTACGCATATTAACTATGTGCCCCTTAACATTAACAAAGTAATAGACTTTAACAGTTTAAGCCCGAAGCTGGCAAATTGCATAAGCCCAACCTTACTGAATTACACGCGGGCGGCATAACAACCAAATAAATCCCTATGTAATTAGCAGGTGGCGATATCGCCACCTGCTAATTACATTTATACGATACTGCCGGGTATATTGGTATTACCTATTTCTTTTTCCCTTCAATCGCCTGGGTAGTTTTTACTTTGATTTGTCTGGGCTTGGCTTCCTCCGCTTTAGGCAACGTTAAAGTAAGTATTCCATTTTCAAATACTGCCTCGGCTTGATCAGCATTAACAACTGCAGGCAAATTGACAGAGCGGCTGAATGAGCCGTACTTGAGCTCTCTCCGATAGTAATTGGTTTCTTTTTCTTCTTTTTCTTCCTTATGTTCGCCCTTTACAGTTAACACACCCTCGGCAATTGATACATCGACATCATTTGGCATCACGCCAGGCAGCTCGGCTTTTATCACTATATCGGAATCAGTCTCTTTCATTTCTATGGCAACATCTGGCACCGAAAGAGATCCGAAACTGGCTGGACGCACAAAGGAATCCTCGAATAGCCTGTCCATAGCTTGCCTGAGCGTCATCATATCGCGAAATGGCTCCCATCTAATTATATCTGCCATATTTCCACCTCCTCTTGCTATTTCCCGGCAGTATATCCATTTAAGCAGTTTTTACTTTGATTTGCCTGGGCTTGGCTTCCTCCGCTTTAGGAACGGTAACTGTTAGTACTCCGTTATCCTGACTTGCTTCGATACGATTCGCATCTACAGGTACTGGGAAGCTTACAGAGCGGTTCATTTCTCCGTAACCCAACTCAGTAATGTACCATCGGCAGTTACCGGCATCCTCGCCTTCCAACCGGGAAGGAATACGCGCTTTGATATTGATAGCATTGCCATCTATGCTAATGTCAACATTATCGGACTTTACACCCGGCAAATATGCCTGTAAATAATAAACATCATCTTTTTCATATAGATTGACGGCCATGGTCCGAACCGTTCTGTCCTCATCAGTAGCCTGCGGTGATCGAATAAAGCTCTGTTCGAAAAGTCGATCCATGGCATCCCTCAAGGATATCGGATTTGCAAAAGTAGTTCTTATCGTTGTCATTTTTTCCTCCTATTGTTTCTTCTTCAATATTTCACAAATACCAGCCATATTGATACCTTTTTCTTTGAGATGTTTAACCTGGAATATTATTTCCAGATCCTGTTGAGTGTACAACCTGTGCCCTCCTTGACTCCGACAGGGAGAAAGCAGCCCAGTTTTCTCGAGTCTTCTCAAATAATGGGCTGGCAGGCCGGTTATTTTCGTCAGTATACTTATTGTATACCTGCCCTCCATTGCCAGTATTACCACCCTAAATATAATATTTTATAAGATCTTCTTACACCTTCTATTATATTTATTTTTATTATTTTAGTCAATTCTTCTTATTCTCTTATATCTTATATATTGACACTCTCCATATCAACTATTATAATAATTGCACGCTGAAAAAACGTCAAGAGGAAGTAAATATGCAACGAAAAACAGGGGTTTATGTCATGCAGGTTGCAGCAATGCTAACCGGGCTTCATCCACAAACTTTACGCAAGTATGAAAGGGTAGGTCTGGTGAGCCCAATTCGTATCAATACCCTACGCTTGTATAGCGAAGAGGATATTGCTCAATGCCGCGTGATACGACGCCTGGTGGACGAAATGGGACTAAATCTTGCCGGAGTAGAGCTTGCTCTCAATATAAGTGAAAGACTCCTTGAGCTAAGAAACAATCTCCTTGAAGAAGGCTCAGCTAACCAGAAGGGGAATTTGGCGTTAATAAAAGAAATGCTTCAAATGCTCGGAGAAGATTAGAGTCATATTAAAGGAGGTAGCTGACGATGTGGAAAATGAAATCATGCCCAAAATGCAATGGGGACCTGTATCTGGATTACGATGAGGACGGGATGTTCAACCATTGCCTTCAATGCGGATATACAGGCAATATAGATCCCGGCTGCCTTATTACCGAAAAACCCGATGCAGATAAACAGCCTGCACTGGCATCCAACTAATATATTTTCCTGCTGTAAGGAGTGAAAATGGATATAAATCAGTTTACTGAAAAAGCAAGGGAAGCATTATTACAATCATTTGAACTGGCTAAACAGCACGATAATACGCAAGTTGAACCAGAACACCTTATGCTGGCAATTATCAACCAGAAAGATGGTATAGCCGGACAGGTTTTGTCACGGCTGGGGATCCCCCCACGCCATCTTGAAGTTGATGTGCAGGCAAAAATTGAAGCCAAACCCCGCGCTGGAGCTGCCGCCGAAGCCTACCCCTCTGGTGATTTCAACAAGGTTCTGGAAGCCGCAGCTAAAGAGATGGCACATTTTAAAGATGAGTTTATAAGTATTGAGCATCTGTTCCTTGCTTTGTTGGAAGTTGATAGCCCGGTGAGCAATACTCTCAAGGAGATGGGCGTAAAACGAGACAATGTTTACAAAATACTGGGCGAAATAAGGGGTAGCCACAGAGTTACTGACCAGAATCCTGAAGAAAAGTATCAAGCACTGGAAAAATACGGACGCGATCTGACCCAATTGGCTTCGTCCGGCAAGCTTGATCCGGTTATCGGCCGGGACGATGAAATTCGTCGTGTGATCCAGGTGTTAAGCCGGCGTACTAAGAACAACCCGGTGCTGATCGGTGAACCTGGAGTTGGCAAGACAGCAATCGCGGAAGGCCTTGCCCAGAGAATTTTCAAGGGAGATGTACCCACCGGCCTGAAGGACAAACGTATCGTAGCCCTTGACCTTGGCGCCCTTATTGCCGGAGCTAAATATCGTGGTGAATTTGAAGAACGGCTAAAAGCCGTTCTAAAAGAAGTACAGGACAGTGAAGGGCGAGTAATTCTTTTCATAGACGAACTCCACACCGTAATCGGAGCTGGAGCTGCTGAGGGAGCTATGGACGCTTCCAATATGCTAAAACCAATGCTTGCCAGGGGTGAACTACATGCAATCGGAGCTACAACCCTGAATGAGTATCGGAAATATATTGAAAAAGATGCCGCCCTGGAACGCCGTTTTCAGCCGGTATTCGTTGGAGAACCAGGCATAGATGATACTATCTCCATCCTGCGAG
It encodes the following:
- a CDS encoding cytochrome c maturation protein CcmE, whose protein sequence is MKNKKFLIGGVIIGLAIILLAYMGFQGGNSYYFTVAEAIEQRDSVGQKQVRIQGEVATGFESTGAGQNLFFTLLHIDDDETTQPGSASIDIYYTGVIPNNFEAGRHVVVEGHFADDGSFTAAKIITACASKYESA
- a CDS encoding ABC transporter ATP-binding protein, which encodes MISSIEVKNLCRNFGSFKALQDVSLTVQPGETLALFGHNGAGKTTLLKILSTIMKPTSGVVLYGGRNISEDPEGIRSNLGIVSHRSFLYPSLTAYDNLSFYARLYSVPNRDIRVKQLLSSLGLKARMYDKVGTFSRGMQQRLSIARSLLHQPQIVLMDEPESGLDNRASESLWRLLSEEKRTIVFTHHNLEKGFAVANRIIILARGRVFFAPDNKCSLAELQDAYFASLEAL
- a CDS encoding heme exporter protein CcmB, producing MKELRDALIIASKDVLTEIRTREVLSSVVVFAILVIIIFNFAFGSSEQAAEIVAPGILWATFAFAGVLSLNRSFIMEKEEDCIEGLMVAPLSREAIYLGKFFGNTFFIILIQLIVIPIFSLLFNISFFKLELLVVTLLATLGFAAVGTLFAAMAVNTRARELVLPILFFPVITPVIIAAVNSSAQVLEGQTFSSISQWLGIIGAFDVIFLVASYLVFSFIIEE
- a CDS encoding CcmD family protein — protein: MENAGYMLAAFILIWAALLAYIFVLARKQAKMRRDIELVQEQLDEASQK
- a CDS encoding cytochrome c biogenesis protein; amino-acid sequence: MKRKILFFTASGLIMASFYMVFMYVPTEVDMGIVQRIFYYHVPVAWIAFLAFFVTCIGSIVYLVKRDTKWDNIASASAEIGLVFITLVLVTGPIWAKPAWGVWWVWEPRLTTSLILWFIYIAYFIIRGYVAGAERKARFGAVVGIIGFLNVPLVFLSVTLWRTQHPPLTIFSGGLEPPMLATLLVCIFAFNFLFFYLLAERTMMKDDENTLYQLKEQLTRRNA
- a CDS encoding LemA family protein is translated as MLVHNHYLIIILIVGILSGIGCLVGAFYIYRRKQLIDGLPISKVQGVFIGFYLGALFIGWVWNTFNGLVRLRQRVRQAQSQIEVELKRRYDLVPRIVQIVEAYRRYESGLHQAATELRAQLEVLQGTTEHDIKGALPVLMAVIENYLSLKADGQFANLQHLLTETEQRLALSRDYYNQVSTFYNTRIEVAPDRFLAATTGFKPFNLLSSSGLERASIEVNLAD
- a CDS encoding cytochrome b/b6 domain-containing protein; the encoded protein is MAKKALILSVLFLATVPLGWYLSDSLGIIFFDDAWWLLLAATVLGAVLGIYSGLTRPREQISGEKIERHGARGFLSHWGTSVGIFVCLGTGIYMGFLIIDPFMETIADTALPLNLHFTGVALLLFAGFFFAMDYLVMRDWDRLIPNVKDIFHGMLGKYFLRRKWHAETKYLSSQKVAALGMGAIGAVILLTGAFKVASRIWDLSADIWGWMTLFHDIFTALFIFMLAIHIILVLVLKSHWPTLTSWITGSVGRDYVEEHHPVWYREITSGKQRAYKLFGYEEDRSEK
- a CDS encoding Hsp20/alpha crystallin family protein, producing the protein MADIIRWEPFRDMMTLRQAMDRLFEDSFVRPASFGSLSVPDVAIEMKETDSDIVIKAELPGVMPNDVDVSIAEGVLTVKGEHKEEKEEKETNYYRRELKYGSFSRSVNLPAVVNADQAEAVFENGILTLTLPKAEEAKPRQIKVKTTQAIEGKKK
- the hisF gene encoding imidazole glycerol phosphate synthase subunit HisF; its protein translation is MKSIRVIPCLDIKNGRVVKGINFINLQDARDPVEAAQAYCREGADELVFLDIFATLENRKTRLEWVKKVRNVVDVPFAVGGGICSIEDMEALKSIGADKVSINTAAVKNPSLIEEAALRFGSSSLVVAIDGRKNPPGSKMPRLEVVVKSGEDAVGMDIVEWARKVESLGAGEILLTSKDADGTKGGYDIEMTLAVAEAVKIPVIASGGAGTLEHMYEAVVTGKASAVLAASVFHFGELGVGEVKRYLKARGIPINS
- a CDS encoding Hsp20/alpha crystallin family protein; translated protein: MTTIRTTFANPISLRDAMDRLFEQSFIRSPQATDEDRTVRTMAVNLYEKDDVYYLQAYLPGVKSDNVDISIDGNAINIKARIPSRLEGEDAGNCRWYITELGYGEMNRSVSFPVPVDANRIEASQDNGVLTVTVPKAEEAKPRQIKVKTA
- a CDS encoding rhomboid family intramembrane serine protease — translated: MRNTVLRNLNPIIVIVAINVIVFFTVRLFPDLIGYLGLWGRPLFIERPWGLITSVFTHYDLFHLFANMFTLYFFGNYVLRLVGVRKFIILYLAGGILGGAFFVLLSPYSLAIGASGAVFALGGALAILVPNSRVIIFPLPVPMPLWIAVIGGFIILSFMSGVAWQAHLGGLLTGLVAGLIFKRSSRYFYF
- a CDS encoding MerR family transcriptional regulator, which gives rise to MQRKTGVYVMQVAAMLTGLHPQTLRKYERVGLVSPIRINTLRLYSEEDIAQCRVIRRLVDEMGLNLAGVELALNISERLLELRNNLLEEGSANQKGNLALIKEMLQMLGED
- a CDS encoding cytochrome c-type biogenesis CcmF C-terminal domain-containing protein, encoding MAELGYISLVLALVAAIFALVGFIYGGREKDSWLNRNARKSAIGVFILVTVAVIILEAALLTHQFELKYVYQYTSTDMSPIYLFSGLWAGNAGSLLFWTWMLTICGYILVMRQRPGKRELTPYTMAIVMFTQIFFILLVLFFSNPFARLEASTFPVVPSEGVGMNPLLENPGMLFHPPTLIAGWAVFTIPFGFAISALLNNKLDNTWISQSRRWVVIAWLLLGVGNILGAWWAYAELSWGGYWTWDPIENAGLVPWLLSTAFLHSMVVQKRRGGFKFWNIGLAAAIFITIILGAFLTRSGVLQSKHAFLPSAMDSLFLALLIISIIGSIGLIIWRRKELKTEMAITNLVSRESTFLLSNVLFAGSAVVILAGTLSPLLPGSPTMDSTFFNRAVLPLFVSVILLIGLCTALGWRRPQARKIKTTYFVSALLSLVVIGLLVIFGAREWYALIPAFVALFAIFSSILVWIGDCLSRRRALSENFFHSAINLVRANRARYGGYLIHMSIAIIAIGVIGSTVYDTETTAVLAPGDTMTIKDYEITYETLLGSGDGSRMEIWAELTVSKNDKLIGNMEPLKLFHRSYEGAMSKVAIRYSLVEDLYISLTGWEPIDADDLTKGYWAGFMAKVNPLISWIWVGGFILLAGGLICYWPKGKKEPISNSEE